From Nonlabens sp. Ci31, the proteins below share one genomic window:
- a CDS encoding M1 family metallopeptidase, whose translation MKKEIILLITLQLSIYSLFGQNITGKWYEIKSKNSSLEVSIDQNSNNYSGTFSWKWGNWINKINAPIDQVLIKNDSLLFEITHANATYNFKLKKDDKTANYEGFVYNKTRQLSALSFSRNPIERDMKMKAEAEKIYTKQDTLRGAITPERAWWDLTHYTLDFELDIENKHIKGSNTITYTVIEPKNIMQIDLQPPLKITKVQQSGTPLTFRQEGNAYFIQLNENQVIGSSKEIEVFYEGNPKEAPRPPWDGGFTWKQDANGKPLVYTSCQGEGASLWWPNKDHMYDEPDNGMTIRITVPKDLMAVANGRLTATEKNKNGKTTYEWTVVNPINNYGVSLNVADYVHFSDTYKGKNGALECDYYVLPENLEKAKVQFKQAHLMLEAFEHWFGPYPFYEDGYKLVEGVGMEHQSSIGYWGYQNGSPRDGSDSSGSGWGLKFDYLIIHESGHEWFANNITYKDMADMWVHEGFTTYSEALYVEYHYGKKAGEEYIKGISQRIRNDTPIIGDYDVNDTDYTNDLYIKSATFLNTLRQVIDDDEKWRGILTGLNTEFYHKTVTTSEVENYISQQSGLDLTAFFNQYLRTTEIPTLEYYFKDNVVSYRWINTVHGFDMPLKVKLDNQEQWIYPTTNWTEEYTKDTKKELTIDPNFYVASFKNMDN comes from the coding sequence ATGAAAAAAGAAATTATACTTTTAATAACTCTTCAATTATCTATTTACTCACTATTTGGGCAAAATATAACCGGAAAATGGTATGAAATCAAAAGCAAGAATAGTAGTTTAGAAGTCAGCATTGACCAAAACAGTAACAATTATTCTGGAACTTTCAGTTGGAAGTGGGGCAATTGGATCAATAAGATAAATGCTCCTATCGATCAAGTGTTGATAAAGAACGATTCACTTTTATTTGAAATAACGCATGCTAATGCTACGTACAATTTCAAATTAAAAAAGGATGATAAAACAGCTAACTATGAAGGTTTTGTTTACAACAAAACACGTCAATTAAGTGCTTTATCCTTCAGTCGGAATCCTATAGAACGGGATATGAAGATGAAAGCTGAAGCTGAAAAAATATACACAAAACAAGATACATTAAGAGGTGCAATTACTCCAGAAAGAGCCTGGTGGGATTTAACGCACTATACACTGGATTTTGAATTAGATATTGAAAATAAACACATTAAAGGATCTAATACTATAACATATACCGTAATAGAACCTAAAAATATCATGCAAATTGATTTGCAACCTCCTTTAAAAATCACTAAAGTTCAGCAATCTGGAACACCTTTAACTTTTAGGCAAGAAGGGAATGCTTATTTCATTCAATTAAATGAAAATCAGGTAATAGGATCTTCAAAAGAAATTGAGGTTTTCTATGAAGGCAACCCAAAAGAAGCACCAAGACCACCTTGGGATGGTGGTTTTACGTGGAAGCAAGACGCAAACGGGAAGCCATTGGTTTATACGTCCTGTCAAGGAGAAGGTGCCAGTCTTTGGTGGCCAAATAAAGATCACATGTATGATGAACCAGATAATGGTATGACGATTCGTATAACTGTTCCTAAAGATTTAATGGCTGTTGCCAATGGAAGACTAACTGCAACAGAAAAAAATAAAAATGGAAAAACAACTTATGAATGGACGGTAGTAAACCCAATCAACAACTATGGCGTTAGTCTAAACGTGGCAGATTATGTCCACTTTTCTGATACCTACAAGGGTAAGAACGGCGCACTTGAATGTGATTATTATGTATTACCAGAAAATTTGGAAAAAGCCAAAGTACAATTCAAACAGGCGCATTTGATGCTAGAAGCCTTTGAACATTGGTTTGGACCCTATCCATTTTATGAAGATGGTTATAAACTAGTAGAAGGTGTTGGCATGGAGCATCAAAGTTCTATAGGATACTGGGGATACCAAAATGGAAGTCCGCGTGATGGTTCGGATTCTTCAGGTTCAGGTTGGGGTTTAAAATTCGATTATCTGATCATCCACGAATCTGGTCATGAATGGTTTGCTAATAATATTACGTACAAAGACATGGCAGACATGTGGGTGCATGAAGGATTCACAACCTACTCTGAAGCCTTGTATGTGGAGTATCATTATGGGAAAAAAGCAGGAGAAGAATATATAAAAGGAATATCCCAACGTATTAGAAACGACACGCCAATTATTGGTGACTACGACGTTAATGATACAGATTACACAAATGATCTATACATTAAAAGTGCTACCTTTTTAAATACCTTGAGGCAAGTCATTGATGATGATGAAAAATGGCGAGGCATTCTAACCGGTTTAAATACAGAATTTTATCATAAAACCGTAACTACATCAGAAGTTGAAAATTATATTTCGCAACAGTCTGGTTTAGACTTAACAGCATTTTTCAATCAATACTTACGCACTACTGAAATACCAACTTTAGAGTATTACTTTAAAGATAACGTGGTTTCATATCGCTGGATAAATACTGTTCATGGATTTGATATGCCGCTAAAAGTAAAACTCGATAACCAAGAGCAATGGATTTATCCGACAACCAATTGGACAGAAGAGTACACAAAAGACACCAAAAAAGAATTGACTATTGATCCTAATTTTTATGTGGCTAGTTTTAAGAATATGGATAATTAA
- a CDS encoding alpha/beta hydrolase-fold protein — translation MKKIQLIYILCCCLFTVNAQNNTDIIIGKIDSLNSTILNEQRKIWIHVPEGSSSELFEQKKYPVVYLLDGDAHFTSVVGMIQNLSFGVWPEMIVVGIPNTNRWRDLTPTKAKLDPSMMVDSTMVANSGGGENFMSFIEKELIPYIDSKYPTDSYRMLIGHSLGGLIVLNTLIDKPDLFNSYVAIDPSMSWDDKNLLNKIKKTPLDKKFRNKKLFLGIANTMSKGMDTVTVQKDTTKTTAHIRAILELNTYLNNDTQKQLSYKGKYYKDDSHGSVPLITEYDAMRHFFDFYELKLDEQDYLDPTSDIVAKYENHYKRLSKEFGREMKPEDDMVNGLGYQFMNMKHYEKAKQFFKLNVKNYPESFNVYDSLGDLYVATENKEKAIESYKKALALTEYPQTRQKLNKLME, via the coding sequence ATGAAAAAAATACAATTAATCTACATCCTATGTTGCTGTCTTTTCACAGTAAACGCACAGAACAATACTGATATCATTATCGGTAAAATTGACAGTTTAAATTCCACAATTTTAAATGAACAACGAAAGATATGGATTCATGTCCCAGAAGGCAGTTCGAGTGAACTGTTTGAACAAAAAAAATACCCAGTGGTTTATCTGTTAGATGGAGATGCTCATTTTACTTCAGTAGTTGGGATGATTCAAAACTTAAGTTTTGGCGTTTGGCCAGAAATGATTGTGGTTGGGATTCCTAATACTAATAGATGGCGAGATTTAACACCTACAAAGGCAAAGCTTGATCCATCTATGATGGTAGACAGTACGATGGTTGCAAATTCTGGCGGTGGAGAAAATTTTATGTCTTTTATCGAAAAAGAGTTAATTCCTTATATAGATTCCAAGTATCCTACCGATTCCTATCGCATGCTTATTGGGCATTCACTTGGAGGGCTTATCGTTTTAAATACCTTAATTGATAAGCCCGATTTATTTAATTCCTATGTTGCAATTGATCCATCGATGTCGTGGGACGATAAAAATTTGCTTAATAAAATTAAGAAAACACCATTAGATAAAAAATTTCGAAACAAAAAGCTGTTTTTAGGAATTGCAAATACGATGAGCAAAGGCATGGATACGGTAACTGTACAAAAGGATACCACTAAAACAACCGCACATATACGTGCTATTTTGGAACTTAATACCTACCTCAATAATGACACACAAAAACAATTATCATATAAAGGAAAATATTATAAAGACGACAGCCACGGTTCAGTACCTCTAATCACTGAATATGATGCCATGCGCCATTTTTTTGATTTCTATGAACTAAAACTTGATGAGCAAGATTATTTGGATCCTACAAGTGATATAGTAGCCAAATATGAAAATCACTACAAACGATTATCAAAAGAGTTTGGCAGAGAAATGAAACCTGAAGATGATATGGTGAACGGGTTAGGATATCAGTTTATGAATATGAAACACTATGAAAAGGCGAAACAATTTTTTAAACTCAATGTGAAAAATTATCCTGAAAGTTTTAATGTCTATGATTCCCTAGGCGATTTATATGTGGCAACTGAAAATAAAGAAAAAGCGATTGAAAGTTATAAAAAGGCATTAGCATTAACCGAATATCCACAGACTAGACAAAAATTAAATAAACTAATGGAGTAA
- a CDS encoding tetratricopeptide repeat protein — translation MKKIVLFILLQLGILPTFAQHNHSEQSKEINHVMACRSGVNYIENLPAPKLMNGVGSSTLKIKTSSELAQKYFSQGVSQLHCFWDFEAYRSFKEAIRLDSTAIMPYWGILHTILFIDNKEFDEEKKVAVEKLKELSKKAEGYEALYSKGILDFVETKNPEGYLQQLENIVHQYPQDVDAKLFLALFNMSGYDEHMDPKKGTIYSEYLLRSLLISNPENLGVHHYWIHQMENCCPEEALASAHKLADLGPESGHIVHMPGHIYYKLGDYKMAHDQFIKAMKVDSTYMAEQNIKEIDNWNYIHNLNYLLANCAQDGRYKEGLYYAERLEKMVAFADRIEMHRGAYFYQGIITPAIMEMRFGFWDKAVKKFEAITDKDSLYGAAAMDYKTAFSLFSSGMSALKKNDISNAKLKLDQLDALFWRNSQLENEKDRLNPFQLKTLLVTSIELKGNILIAEKKYDEGIEVLIKSVEMEKDLGYSEPPYYPRPTLISLADAYAKNGDYEKAESSLEAVLNKHPNSSIAYWGLLKLYKKMKQQDKYAAIKSKFDTITQYGDKDIFE, via the coding sequence ATGAAAAAAATAGTACTTTTTATTTTATTACAATTAGGAATTTTACCAACCTTCGCGCAACACAACCATAGTGAACAGTCTAAAGAAATAAATCATGTGATGGCATGTAGAAGTGGCGTCAATTATATTGAAAATCTTCCTGCACCAAAACTCATGAACGGTGTTGGGTCTTCAACATTAAAAATAAAAACGTCGTCAGAACTGGCGCAAAAGTATTTTAGTCAAGGCGTTAGTCAATTGCATTGTTTCTGGGACTTTGAGGCCTATAGGTCATTTAAGGAAGCTATACGGCTTGATTCTACCGCAATCATGCCCTATTGGGGAATTCTTCACACCATTTTATTTATTGATAATAAAGAGTTTGATGAAGAAAAGAAAGTAGCTGTAGAAAAACTTAAAGAATTAAGTAAAAAAGCGGAAGGATATGAAGCGCTTTACAGCAAAGGAATTCTTGATTTTGTTGAAACAAAAAACCCAGAAGGTTATTTACAACAGTTAGAAAATATCGTTCATCAATACCCACAAGATGTTGATGCAAAACTTTTTTTGGCCCTATTTAACATGTCTGGATATGATGAACATATGGACCCCAAAAAAGGGACAATCTACAGTGAATATTTGTTGAGAAGTCTTCTCATTTCAAATCCAGAAAATCTTGGCGTGCATCATTATTGGATCCATCAAATGGAAAACTGCTGCCCTGAAGAGGCTTTAGCGAGCGCTCATAAACTAGCAGATTTAGGTCCAGAATCAGGACATATCGTCCATATGCCTGGACACATCTATTATAAATTAGGTGATTATAAAATGGCACATGATCAATTCATAAAAGCTATGAAAGTGGACTCAACGTATATGGCCGAACAAAATATTAAGGAAATCGATAACTGGAATTATATTCACAACCTTAATTATTTGTTGGCTAATTGCGCACAAGATGGGCGTTATAAAGAGGGTCTGTATTACGCAGAAAGACTTGAAAAAATGGTCGCCTTTGCAGATAGAATCGAAATGCATCGAGGCGCCTACTTTTATCAAGGCATCATTACCCCTGCAATTATGGAGATGCGCTTTGGCTTTTGGGATAAAGCAGTTAAAAAATTTGAAGCAATAACTGATAAAGATTCTTTGTATGGAGCTGCCGCAATGGATTACAAAACTGCATTTTCCTTATTTTCTTCGGGTATGTCTGCTTTAAAAAAGAATGATATTTCTAATGCAAAATTAAAATTAGATCAACTGGATGCCCTGTTTTGGCGAAATTCACAACTAGAGAATGAAAAAGATAGGCTAAATCCATTCCAATTGAAAACACTGCTCGTCACTTCCATTGAACTAAAAGGAAACATTTTAATTGCTGAAAAAAAATATGATGAAGGAATAGAAGTCCTAATAAAATCGGTTGAAATGGAGAAAGATTTAGGCTATTCAGAACCTCCATATTACCCAAGACCAACGTTGATAAGTTTAGCAGATGCTTATGCTAAAAATGGTGATTATGAAAAAGCCGAGTCTAGTTTGGAAGCAGTACTTAACAAACATCCAAATAGTTCTATAGCGTATTGGGGACTTTTGAAACTTTACAAAAAGATGAAACAACAGGATAAATATGCAGCGATTAAATCAAAATTTGATACTATAACGCAATATGGTGATAAAGATATTTTTGAATAG
- a CDS encoding serine hydrolase domain-containing protein → MKQLLVFVLATVLLATSCQSKKETSTASPLEVYADSLFKASIDSAQIAGGAILVFQKGNMLLKKTYGYASLELSTPMPENAIFDIGSVTKQFTAAAILKLVEDKKLSLDDDFTKYLDFDTKGRKITIAQLLDHTSGLAQAPNGKDEFTQMTFDEFPHKLTVQLAEPKEFLHEPGEALIYNNVAFVFLGLIIEKVSGQTYEDYLKETFFDPLEMHSTPFGSNTKVVKNKVNGYNYDPNGLQQMNYLNYYIPYSAGSLSSSTEDLLIWTKALHSGKVLSEPMYLSMITPGKLNDGTPVRYAKGLANFSDYGHKEISHGGAIAGFSSFVQYFPEDDLYIITLINTIGPKKTGRFFGYEITWKLLDKKEYKQAPLDFDTNATQGTYTGQTRGGRESDGKQSIEIKSIESGITRQVKGEEKIDTLKFYIGNNTWMEENDKITIENGEYRVDKIYNYYILKKEK, encoded by the coding sequence ATGAAGCAACTACTCGTATTTGTTCTAGCAACAGTTTTACTTGCAACAAGCTGTCAATCCAAGAAAGAGACCTCAACTGCATCACCTCTGGAAGTTTATGCAGACTCACTATTTAAAGCAAGCATTGATAGTGCCCAAATTGCAGGAGGTGCCATTTTAGTATTTCAAAAAGGTAATATGCTCTTGAAAAAAACGTATGGCTACGCAAGTTTAGAACTTTCTACACCTATGCCTGAAAATGCAATATTTGATATTGGCTCGGTCACCAAACAATTCACGGCAGCCGCAATCCTAAAATTAGTTGAAGACAAAAAATTGTCATTGGATGATGATTTTACAAAATATCTAGACTTTGACACCAAAGGAAGAAAAATTACGATTGCTCAATTGCTTGACCATACTTCGGGTCTTGCACAAGCTCCTAACGGTAAGGATGAGTTCACTCAAATGACTTTCGATGAATTTCCTCATAAGCTTACGGTGCAATTGGCAGAACCGAAAGAATTTTTACATGAGCCAGGAGAAGCATTAATCTACAACAATGTCGCTTTTGTTTTTCTGGGTTTGATTATTGAAAAAGTAAGCGGACAGACCTACGAAGACTATTTAAAAGAGACCTTTTTTGACCCTTTAGAAATGCATAGCACGCCTTTTGGCTCCAATACAAAAGTGGTTAAAAATAAAGTGAATGGTTATAATTATGACCCAAACGGCCTTCAACAAATGAATTATCTGAATTATTACATACCCTACTCTGCTGGTTCGCTATCAAGTAGCACCGAGGATTTACTTATCTGGACGAAGGCTTTACATTCTGGTAAAGTTTTATCAGAACCTATGTATCTATCAATGATTACTCCAGGCAAATTAAATGATGGTACGCCTGTAAGGTATGCTAAAGGCTTGGCCAATTTCTCGGATTATGGTCACAAAGAAATTTCACATGGTGGCGCCATTGCCGGATTTTCATCTTTCGTACAATATTTCCCTGAAGATGATTTATATATCATAACTTTAATAAACACCATCGGACCAAAAAAAACAGGGCGTTTTTTTGGATATGAAATCACTTGGAAATTACTGGACAAAAAGGAGTACAAACAAGCTCCGTTGGATTTTGATACCAACGCCACCCAAGGCACATACACTGGGCAAACAAGAGGTGGTAGAGAATCAGATGGCAAACAATCCATAGAAATCAAATCCATAGAAAGTGGAATTACCCGACAGGTCAAGGGAGAAGAAAAAATAGACACCTTAAAATTCTATATCGGCAACAATACTTGGATGGAGGAAAACGATAAAATCACGATAGAGAATGGCGAGTATCGGGTGGATAAAATATACAATTATTATATCCTTAAGAAGGAAAAATAA
- a CDS encoding M14 family metallopeptidase: MKNILFFICIIATFQLTAQSILPPVQDWHGKNELLIVKASNPWITPAEQSDFVITPTYDETMTWLKKLADASPLIAMVSIGKSPEGRAINMVIASTDKNVSAAALKKSSKPLLLAQAGIHSGEIDGKDAGMMLLRDIAFGSKKDLIDKVNFLFIPILNVDGHERSSPYNRPNQRGPQNMGWRTNAQNLNLNRDYTKIDTDEIRAVISVINEYDPLLYMDLHVTDGADYQYDITFGGLDGLGYSKSISNWLAKTYKNQADKDLKAAGHIPGQLLFAVNNSDFSKGNVLMTGDPRFSDAYGDARHTASILVENHSLKPYKQRVLGTYILLESTLNILAKEGNSLKESTIADRNKRELKLPMKFKVPQMDANVAFENLSNATIKEQLTVAPDSLKLVGIEAKIVKSKVTNTDYVAWTGKPQTMTIVNYKASEAIDFVVRPKGYYIPVWCNEVIKRLKLHGIKMETLKEPKVVTVEMYRIQDAKFQNESGEILPFEGHMQVSGSAVPETRKETFPAGSVYISTDQTLGDLAMLLLEPKSADSFISWGFFNEIFQRTEYIEGYVMEPTITKMLKDSLELQKEFEDKKASDTVFANDPDAIYIWFYSKTKYYDERYLLYPVGRAL; encoded by the coding sequence ATGAAAAACATCTTATTCTTTATCTGCATTATTGCAACATTTCAACTTACTGCACAATCCATATTACCACCCGTTCAAGATTGGCACGGGAAAAACGAATTGTTAATTGTAAAAGCTTCAAATCCGTGGATAACACCAGCCGAACAATCTGATTTTGTTATTACGCCAACGTATGATGAAACGATGACTTGGTTAAAGAAACTAGCCGATGCTTCGCCTTTAATCGCTATGGTTTCCATTGGTAAAAGTCCAGAAGGAAGAGCTATTAATATGGTAATTGCTTCTACCGATAAAAATGTTTCGGCTGCTGCTTTAAAAAAATCTTCAAAACCTCTTTTATTGGCGCAAGCCGGAATTCATTCGGGTGAAATTGACGGAAAAGATGCTGGAATGATGTTGCTGCGTGATATTGCTTTTGGGAGTAAAAAAGATTTAATAGACAAAGTCAATTTTTTATTTATTCCAATTTTAAATGTGGATGGACACGAAAGAAGTTCTCCGTATAATAGACCCAACCAACGTGGACCGCAAAATATGGGTTGGCGTACCAATGCACAAAATTTAAACCTCAACCGAGATTATACCAAAATAGATACCGATGAAATTCGCGCGGTTATCAGTGTGATTAATGAATACGACCCTTTATTGTATATGGATCTGCATGTTACCGATGGTGCAGATTATCAATACGACATTACTTTTGGCGGATTGGATGGATTGGGATATTCAAAATCAATTTCAAATTGGTTGGCTAAAACTTATAAAAATCAAGCTGATAAAGACTTAAAAGCGGCTGGGCATATTCCGGGGCAATTGTTGTTTGCCGTAAATAATAGTGACTTTTCGAAAGGAAATGTCTTAATGACCGGAGATCCACGATTTTCTGATGCGTATGGTGATGCGCGGCACACGGCAAGTATTTTAGTTGAAAATCATTCTTTAAAACCATACAAACAAAGAGTGCTAGGAACTTATATTTTACTAGAAAGCACTTTGAACATTTTGGCAAAAGAAGGAAATTCATTAAAAGAAAGTACAATAGCAGACAGAAATAAAAGAGAATTAAAACTACCTATGAAATTTAAAGTGCCACAAATGGATGCCAATGTAGCATTTGAAAATTTATCAAATGCTACAATTAAAGAACAGCTAACCGTAGCTCCTGATAGTCTAAAATTAGTAGGAATTGAGGCCAAAATTGTAAAATCAAAAGTTACCAATACCGATTATGTTGCGTGGACGGGCAAACCGCAAACCATGACCATTGTCAATTATAAAGCGTCAGAAGCAATAGATTTTGTGGTTCGTCCGAAAGGATATTACATTCCTGTTTGGTGTAATGAAGTTATCAAAAGATTGAAATTGCACGGCATTAAAATGGAAACTCTTAAAGAACCAAAAGTAGTAACGGTAGAAATGTATCGCATACAAGACGCCAAATTCCAAAATGAATCAGGTGAAATTCTTCCTTTTGAAGGTCACATGCAAGTAAGTGGTTCCGCTGTTCCAGAAACTAGAAAAGAAACCTTTCCAGCGGGTTCTGTTTATATTTCAACAGACCAAACTTTAGGAGATTTAGCGATGTTGTTACTCGAACCTAAATCTGCCGATTCCTTTATAAGTTGGGGATTTTTTAATGAAATTTTTCAACGTACAGAATATATTGAAGGGTATGTTATGGAACCAACCATTACAAAAATGCTTAAAGATTCTCTTGAATTGCAAAAAGAATTTGAGGATAAGAAAGCGTCTGATACTGTTTTTGCTAATGACCCTGATGCCATCTATATTTGGTTTTATAGCAAAACAAAATACTATGACGAAAGGTATTTGTTGTATCCAGTTGGAAGAGCATTATAA
- a CDS encoding DUF885 domain-containing protein, translating to MKHLLQLIAFTFIITACADKKKEPEKTELPPISEVYDSFYEGSLALNPLYGNRNGINRYLDRMPNNLTDEFRAKEVALYQSHLDKIQQYDRALLNASDQINYDVIVWYCKNRLAVNHDFVKYLPIDQINSLNLYVPQLALGSSFQPFATVQDYDNWVKRVKDYTVWLDTALVNMKEGITLGYVHPKAIVLKIIPQFEEMAKGPVEEHLFYSPVKNMPKEFTQAERLAIETRYQKMIEEDIIPRYQKLAEFFKTDYLKAARSTSGIGTLPSGLDYYKNQIEYHTSTNLSADSIFNLGKSEVARIRKEMELVKKEVGFKGSLLEFFNYVRDNKALMPFTDPQQVLDNFENIQKRMAPQLEKLFDKKPKTAFMINRTEAFREKSASAEYYPGNPDGSRLGVFYVPIPDVISYNSHMDEALFLHEAIPGHHYQMMLALENEHIPAFRKFTYSGAYSEGWGLYAESLGKELGLYDDPYQYFGMLSEEMHRAIRLVVDVGLHHKGWTREEAIAYSLENESASEASVIAEIERYMVIPAQALSYKIGQLTILKLRKEAETTLGDSFDIKAFHNTILDAGDMPLSVLEQRVRSWIQLEKSN from the coding sequence ATGAAACATCTTCTACAATTAATAGCTTTCACCTTCATCATTACGGCCTGCGCCGACAAAAAAAAGGAACCAGAAAAAACAGAACTACCCCCAATTTCAGAAGTCTATGACAGTTTTTATGAAGGCAGTTTAGCGTTAAACCCATTGTACGGAAATCGTAACGGTATTAACAGGTATTTAGATAGGATGCCCAATAACCTTACAGATGAATTTAGAGCTAAAGAAGTTGCCCTTTATCAATCACACCTCGATAAAATTCAGCAATATGATAGAGCCCTGCTCAATGCATCAGACCAAATTAATTATGATGTAATCGTTTGGTATTGTAAAAACAGACTGGCGGTCAACCACGATTTTGTAAAGTATCTACCCATAGACCAAATTAATTCGCTTAATCTGTACGTACCTCAACTGGCTTTGGGCAGCAGCTTTCAACCTTTTGCAACAGTCCAAGATTATGATAATTGGGTTAAAAGAGTAAAAGATTACACGGTTTGGTTAGATACTGCACTAGTAAATATGAAGGAAGGCATCACGCTAGGTTATGTGCATCCAAAAGCTATCGTATTAAAAATTATTCCTCAATTTGAGGAAATGGCGAAAGGTCCTGTAGAAGAGCATTTATTTTACAGCCCTGTTAAAAACATGCCTAAAGAGTTTACACAAGCTGAAAGGTTAGCCATTGAAACTAGGTATCAAAAAATGATTGAAGAAGATATTATCCCGAGGTATCAAAAATTAGCTGAATTTTTCAAAACGGACTATTTAAAAGCTGCCCGATCCACTTCTGGCATTGGCACATTGCCCTCTGGACTAGACTACTATAAAAATCAGATTGAATACCATACCTCAACAAACCTTTCAGCAGATTCTATATTCAATTTAGGAAAATCTGAGGTGGCAAGAATTAGAAAAGAAATGGAACTCGTTAAAAAGGAAGTCGGTTTTAAAGGCAGCTTACTCGAGTTTTTTAATTACGTGCGTGATAATAAAGCCTTGATGCCATTCACAGATCCGCAACAAGTGTTAGATAATTTTGAGAACATTCAAAAACGCATGGCACCCCAACTCGAGAAGTTGTTTGACAAAAAACCCAAAACAGCTTTTATGATAAACCGCACCGAGGCATTTCGTGAAAAATCGGCTAGTGCGGAATATTATCCTGGTAATCCTGATGGCTCAAGACTGGGTGTGTTTTATGTTCCTATACCAGATGTCATTTCTTATAATAGCCATATGGATGAGGCTTTGTTTTTACACGAAGCCATTCCGGGTCATCACTATCAAATGATGCTTGCGTTAGAAAACGAGCACATTCCTGCATTTAGAAAGTTTACATATTCTGGAGCCTATTCAGAAGGCTGGGGTTTGTATGCTGAATCGCTTGGAAAAGAATTGGGATTATACGACGACCCCTATCAATATTTTGGTATGTTGAGTGAGGAAATGCATAGAGCGATACGATTGGTAGTAGATGTTGGCCTTCATCACAAAGGCTGGACGCGAGAAGAAGCTATAGCCTACTCACTTGAAAATGAATCTGCGTCGGAAGCCAGTGTGATCGCTGAAATAGAACGCTATATGGTAATTCCAGCACAAGCACTATCCTATAAAATAGGACAACTTACCATTTTAAAATTACGCAAAGAAGCCGAAACTACTTTGGGTGATTCTTTTGATATTAAAGCGTTTCATAATACAATTCTTGACGCTGGTGATATGCCACTTTCTGTATTAGAACAGCGGGTTCGTTCGTGGATTCAACTAGAAAAATCGAATTAA